AACCGCGATCAGCGGCAGCATCGTCACCAGGTACACATGCGGCAGCAGCACCGCGACGAGTGCCATCACCGCGCCGAACAGGGCCACGCTCCAGCACACGGCGTCAGTCGCGCGATCCGAGAGGCCCAGCGCGATCAGCCGATGATGCGAATGATCGACGCCGCGCCGTGAAATTGGATTTTGCGTCGCGAAACGGCTGACGCTGACGATGAGCGTGTCGAGCAGCGGCATCAGCATCACAAGGATCGGAAAAGCGTACTTGGTGACCCGCGAGTTGGTCGCGAGCGCGCCCCCTTGCAGCGCCATCGCGCCAAGCAACATCCCGACCGCGAGCGCCCCCGAATCGCCCATGAAAATTGACGCCGGCGGGAAATTAAACCACAGAAACCCGGCGAGCCCGCCCGCGACCGCCAGACCCTCGAGTGTGAGGGCGATGTTGTGGTGCAGCAGCCCGGTCGCCGCCATCGCGAGTGCCGCGACGATCCCCGTGCCGCTCGACAGGCCGTCGATACCGTCGATCAGGTTGAAGGCGTTGCTGGTTCCGACGAGCCAGAAAATCTCGAGCGCAAGGTCGGCTGCGAACCACGGGGTGAAATGAAATCGCGGCAGCGCGAGCGCGACTCCTGCTGCCACTACAATCTGACCGAGCAGCTTCTGATAGGGCCTCAGCTCGTGCGCGTCATCGACGACGCCAATCATCCAGAGCGCCGCGACACTCAGCCCGAGCCATCGCGGCAGTGCGCCGAACACGCCGAGCGAGAGCAGGATCGCGCCGACGATCGCCACGCCACCGAAAACTGCGACCCGCTCGTCGGGCGCCGCCATGCTGCGGCGCGCGGTGATGCTGTAGTGCAGACCGATCGCACGCGCCGGAGCGACCAGCGCCACGCTGAGCAGCAACGCCACCAGCGGCACTCCGAGGAGAGGCATGACAAGGAGACTCATGGGTGGGAACAGGCGCGGGTTGGGCGCCCGCGCTTCTGCTAGGCGGGGCCCACGGCGACGCGCGTCAACATCGCATCGAACTCGCGAGTAACCTTGTGGCGATCGAAGCGATCCACGGCGACACGTCGGGCGCGCGCGCCCATCTGGCGCAGGATTTCGGGCCGATCGATCGCGTCACCGATTGCGCTCGCCAGAGCGCGCGCGTCGCCAGGGCGAATCACGAAGCCCACGGCTTCTTCGCGGGCGATTCGAGCGACCTCGGCCGTTTCATCCATCATCGCAACGAAGGGCCGGCCGGCGGCGAGGATCGCGTAGATCTTGCTGGGCACGAGACATCCGGCGGTGCCGGGCGCGAGCGGGATCAGGTGGAGGTCGGCGGCGCCGAGCGATTCGGCGAGCTTGTCCTTCGGTTGATACGGCATAAACATGATGTTGACCAAGGCGCGCGCCGCGGCATGCTGCATCAGCGCTTTCTTGTTCGCACCCTCGCCGATCAGGGCGAACACGATTCGCTGATCGTCGCGGAGAATCTCGGCCGCTTGGAGCACCGTGTCGAGTTGCTGCGAGAGCCCGAGATTGCCCGAATACATCACGACGAACTTGTCGCCGAACTGGGCGCGGAAGGGATTGCTCGCCAGGGGACGGATTCGCTCGCAGTCGACCCAGTCCGGGACCACGACCGTGCGATCTTCGGGCACGCCCTTGGCGAGCACTCGCGCGCGCATATCATGGCCGATGACGACGACGCGGTCGGCGCGATCGAAAGCCAGGCGATTGCCGCGTTCGAGCAGACTCAGCAGGAGCGGATTCTTTACTCCGCCGATGGCGTGCGCGATGTCCGGGTAGAGATCGCGAACGTTGTACACGAGCCGGCATTGCCAGCGCCGCTTGAGGATCGCGCCCAGCGCTCCCAGCAGCGGCGGATCGGTTTCCGCGACAATGATGTCAGGGCGCTCGAGTCGCATCGCGGCAATCGTCGCGAGCGCAAAATAGGTCGCGAGGTTGGTGAGCCTGAGCGGCAGGCGCTGCTTGGGCAGGCGCGTGCCCCAGGTTCTGATGATGGTGACGCGGCCCATCCTTTCCCGCGTCCATAAGCGGCGCGCGCGCTCGCCGACGTGATACGACGGCCCGGCGATAAACGTGATCTCGTGGGCCAGAGACAGGTCCTCGCACAACTCGGTCAGGAATTGACCGGTCGCCTCGATATCAGGCCAGAACGAGCGATTCAGAAATAGTAGTCGCGTAAAAATTCCCCGGAGCGCGGCTCCTTAGCGATTCACAATCACGGCGATGCCGTCTCAGGCGTGCGGCCGATGCTCCTCAGTCCCGGCGCGCCGCACCGTGTAATTACCCATCACCAGCAGATCCATCCTGGTCCGCAGAAAGCAATCCAGCGCCTCCTCCGGCTTGCACACTACCGGTTCATTCTCATTAAACGAAGTGTTAAGGAGAATCGGAACGCCGGTTTGGCGGCCGAACTCGCCGATCAGCGCATGATAGAGCGGGTTCTGCTCACGGTTCACGGTCTGCAGACGCCCGGTGCCGTCGACATGCGTCGTCGCCGGTATGATGGATCGTTTCTCGGCACGGACGTCGTAGGCCATCAGCATAAAGGGCGATGGATAGGACTGAGTAAAGTACTCGGCGGTTGCCTCCTCGACAATCGAGGGCGCGAACGGCCGGAACATCTCGCGGCGCTTGATCTTGGCATTGAGAATGTCGCGCATCTCCGCGCGCCGCGGGTCGGCGAGGATGCTGCGGTTACCAAGCGCGCGCGGACCCCATTCCATCCTTCCCTGGAACCAGCCGATCACTTTGCCATCGGCGATCGCCGCGGCCGTGGTGCGGCACAGCTCCTGTTCGTTATCAACGTGGCGAACTTCGCAGCGCTCGCGCGAGATTTCGCTGGCGCGCGCCTCGAGCAGCACGGCGATCTGCGCGTCGTTAAATTCGGGGCCCCAGTAAGAATCATTCATCACGAAGTCGCGCCGCGCGCCGTTCTTGTGCGCTTGATACATCGCGGCGCCGATCGCGAGGCCCGCATCGCCGGCCGCCGACTGAATATAGATATCGTCGAAGCCGGTTTGCTCGAGGATTTTGCCATTGACGACGCAGTTAAAGGCGACGCCGCCGGCGAGACAAAGCTTGCGCATCCCGGTGGCGCGCCGAAGCGTGCGCAGACGATCAAGCACGACCTCTTCGAGCCGGCGCTGAATCGACGACGCGATCGCCATGTGCTTCTTTTCAACCGGCGCGGCAGGATCGCGCGGCGCCCCGAGCCACTCGACGAGATAATCCGAGAAGAGCCGCCCCACTCTCGGCTCGCCCTCGTCCCAGGTCATAGCCGCTTCGCCCTGTGGATGCGTGAAATACTCGGGTGCGAGCCGGAAATCCATGGTATCAGAATCGGCGATCACCACGCGGCGAAATTCGTCGAGCAGCTCGGGCTCGCCGTACGATGCAAGTCCCATCACCTTGTACTCGTCGCCGTACTTGGGAAAGCCGAGATACTGGGTGAGCGCGGTGTAGAAGAGCCCGAGCGAATGCGGAAAGGTGATCGCGCCCATCGGCGTGATCGTGCTGCCGCGCCCGACGCCCCACATCGCGCTCGCGAAATCGCCGAGCCCGTCGATCGAGTAAACCGCGGCTTCATCGAACGGCGAGACCAGGAAGGCGCTGGCGAGATGACCCATGTGATGTTCGACACGAGCGACAGTGGGCTCGGAGTCGAGTTCGAGCACCCGCGCCACCTCGGCGCCGATCGAGGAGAAGCGGCCGCGAACGCTCAGACGCTCGCGCGCCAGGGCCGGCATCCTGAGCGCACGCCACGCCTTGGCGAGGATGCGCGCCCACGGATCGCGCGCCACCGCGATCATGTCGATATCGCGCGGCGTAGCTCCCGACGCGGCCAGCACGGAGCGCAACGCCGCGGCGGGAAAGCCGGCGGAGTGCTTGATCCGGCTGAACCGCTCCTCTTCCACGGCAGCGACGAGTTGGCCGTCAACGATCGCGGCCGCGCTGGCGTCGCCGTGGTAGGCGTTTATGCCGATGATCAGCATGGCGCTCAGTCCGCGACTGCCAGTGTAACGCCCGGGCTTCGAGTAATCATCCTGTTATAAAGATCGAACAAGTCGTCGGTCACACGCTGCCAGGAATATCGCTCGCTCATCCAGCGCCTGCCGTTCTCGCCCATCTCCTCCAGCGGCATCGACGCGATGCGCTCGATTGCGCCGGCGAGCGATTGCGGATCGTTGGCAACCCAAAGGCCGCACGCGCGAGTCGCGAGCTCCTGCCACGGCGTGCCGCGGCTGGCGATGACCGGAAGGCCGTGGGCGAGCGCCTCGGCGACGACGATCCCAAAGTTCTCGGTATGCGACGGCAGCACAATCACATCGGAGCGCGCAAAGAAATCAGACTTGGCAGCGCCGCGTATCTCACCGGCGAGAGTAACCTGATTCGCGATGCCAAGCGCATTAATTTTCTGCCGCAGGAATTCCTCGTATGCGGGCTCGCCGGTCCCCGCGATCCGCAGTTCGAAAGGAACGCGCGCACGATCGCGGATCAGGCCGCAGGCCGCGATGAGATTGTCGATAGCCTTGATCTCGTTGAGCCGCCCCATATAGCCGAGACGCAACTGCGCAGCGCGCGCCCGGGCAGGGATCGAGGCAGGAATCTCGACACCGTTCGGAATGATTGCCGCGGTGGCGCCCGGGAAACGCGACTGAGATTGCCGGGCCTCGTCCGCCGAAGTTACGTGGATCACAAGGTTCGCGGGAGCGGCGGCTTTGCAGGCGCTCTCCCAGATCGCCTTGAAGCTGCGCCGCCTGGTGCCGCTCCATCGTTGCAGCGCGCCGTGCGGCATCCACACCAGG
This Candidatus Binataceae bacterium DNA region includes the following protein-coding sequences:
- a CDS encoding glycosyltransferase family 4 protein, encoding MCEDLSLAHEITFIAGPSYHVGERARRLWTRERMGRVTIIRTWGTRLPKQRLPLRLTNLATYFALATIAAMRLERPDIIVAETDPPLLGALGAILKRRWQCRLVYNVRDLYPDIAHAIGGVKNPLLLSLLERGNRLAFDRADRVVVIGHDMRARVLAKGVPEDRTVVVPDWVDCERIRPLASNPFRAQFGDKFVVMYSGNLGLSQQLDTVLQAAEILRDDQRIVFALIGEGANKKALMQHAAARALVNIMFMPYQPKDKLAESLGAADLHLIPLAPGTAGCLVPSKIYAILAAGRPFVAMMDETAEVARIAREEAVGFVIRPGDARALASAIGDAIDRPEILRQMGARARRVAVDRFDRHKVTREFDAMLTRVAVGPA
- a CDS encoding carbamoyltransferase C-terminal domain-containing protein encodes the protein MLIIGINAYHGDASAAAIVDGQLVAAVEEERFSRIKHSAGFPAAALRSVLAASGATPRDIDMIAVARDPWARILAKAWRALRMPALARERLSVRGRFSSIGAEVARVLELDSEPTVARVEHHMGHLASAFLVSPFDEAAVYSIDGLGDFASAMWGVGRGSTITPMGAITFPHSLGLFYTALTQYLGFPKYGDEYKVMGLASYGEPELLDEFRRVVIADSDTMDFRLAPEYFTHPQGEAAMTWDEGEPRVGRLFSDYLVEWLGAPRDPAAPVEKKHMAIASSIQRRLEEVVLDRLRTLRRATGMRKLCLAGGVAFNCVVNGKILEQTGFDDIYIQSAAGDAGLAIGAAMYQAHKNGARRDFVMNDSYWGPEFNDAQIAVLLEARASEISRERCEVRHVDNEQELCRTTAAAIADGKVIGWFQGRMEWGPRALGNRSILADPRRAEMRDILNAKIKRREMFRPFAPSIVEEATAEYFTQSYPSPFMLMAYDVRAEKRSIIPATTHVDGTGRLQTVNREQNPLYHALIGEFGRQTGVPILLNTSFNENEPVVCKPEEALDCFLRTRMDLLVMGNYTVRRAGTEEHRPHA
- a CDS encoding glycosyltransferase, with amino-acid sequence MNARLKILQVTPWFHPSTRYGGIVETAYQLSRHAAAAGAAVRVLTTDADGPQSLSRDEMISIARAGNFEVTCCHRVARQSVSPGMLRRLASEARWADVIHLHAAYSFPTLPTMLAARLAGRPLVWMPHGALQRWSGTRRRSFKAIWESACKAAAPANLVIHVTSADEARQSQSRFPGATAAIIPNGVEIPASIPARARAAQLRLGYMGRLNEIKAIDNLIAACGLIRDRARVPFELRIAGTGEPAYEEFLRQKINALGIANQVTLAGEIRGAAKSDFFARSDVIVLPSHTENFGIVVAEALAHGLPVIASRGTPWQELATRACGLWVANDPQSLAGAIERIASMPLEEMGENGRRWMSERYSWQRVTDDLFDLYNRMITRSPGVTLAVAD